One part of the Roseomonas gilardii genome encodes these proteins:
- a CDS encoding heavy-metal-associated domain-containing protein, with the protein MIELTVKGMDCNHCVQAVTEAVKGVDPAAKVEVDLPTGRVRAETEAGRARLAEAIRAEGYEVAEG; encoded by the coding sequence GTGATCGAGCTGACCGTGAAGGGCATGGACTGCAACCACTGCGTCCAGGCCGTGACCGAGGCGGTGAAGGGCGTGGACCCCGCCGCCAAGGTCGAGGTGGACCTGCCGACGGGCCGCGTCCGCGCCGAGACCGAAGCCGGCCGCGCCCGCCTCGCCGAGGCGATCCGCGCCGAGGGCTACGAGGTGGCGGAAGGCTGA
- a CDS encoding ABC transporter substrate-binding protein produces MDDVSKGKRGTGIGRRTVLRGALGGAAALGTPLAAPAVHAQGTVTLRYLGLGVNQSPAIAQRCKEETGITIEYTSGVHEDIIRRVVTQPNTFDLVDTDFAAVRQFMPSGNIVGIEVKRVKLAEKIAPLFTRGEVAGHMIGDQGSAPKKTAFLTGARSKGFAQGPTEWMSLIPINTNADTLGIRPDLIGRPIGSWAELLNPEFKGKAALVNSPSVGIMDAAMVAESIGKVKYADKGNMTKAEIDATLGLMTEAKKAGQFRAFWSDFNESVNLMGSGETVIQSMWSPAVTKVRSQGIPCVFQPLKEGYRGWGLGLGIPRTLEGRKLDAAYEFINWFLSGWVGATLLRQGYYPSVPETARQQMEPYEWAYWMEGKPAERDIKSPAGVVVEKAGTVRDGGSYEQRMGNVACWNSVMDENAYLIRKWNEFIVA; encoded by the coding sequence ATGGATGACGTGAGCAAGGGCAAGCGTGGCACCGGGATCGGCCGGCGCACGGTATTGCGCGGGGCGCTGGGCGGCGCGGCCGCCCTCGGCACGCCGCTGGCGGCGCCGGCGGTGCATGCGCAGGGCACGGTGACGCTGCGCTATCTGGGCCTGGGCGTGAACCAGAGCCCGGCCATCGCGCAGCGCTGCAAGGAAGAGACCGGGATCACCATCGAGTACACGAGCGGCGTGCACGAGGACATCATCCGCCGGGTGGTGACCCAGCCGAACACCTTCGACCTGGTGGACACCGACTTCGCGGCCGTGCGGCAGTTCATGCCCTCCGGCAACATCGTCGGCATCGAGGTGAAGCGGGTGAAGCTGGCGGAGAAGATCGCGCCCCTCTTCACCCGCGGCGAGGTGGCCGGGCACATGATCGGCGACCAGGGCAGCGCGCCGAAGAAGACCGCCTTCCTGACCGGGGCTCGGAGCAAGGGCTTCGCCCAGGGGCCCACCGAGTGGATGTCGCTGATCCCGATCAACACCAATGCCGACACGCTGGGCATCCGCCCCGACCTGATCGGCCGGCCGATCGGGAGCTGGGCCGAGCTGCTGAATCCGGAGTTCAAGGGCAAGGCGGCGCTGGTGAACAGCCCCTCGGTCGGCATCATGGATGCGGCGATGGTGGCGGAGTCCATCGGCAAGGTGAAGTATGCCGACAAGGGCAACATGACCAAGGCCGAGATCGACGCCACGCTCGGCCTGATGACGGAGGCGAAGAAGGCGGGGCAGTTCCGCGCCTTCTGGAGCGACTTCAACGAGAGCGTGAACCTGATGGGTTCCGGCGAGACCGTCATCCAGTCGATGTGGTCGCCCGCCGTGACCAAGGTGCGCTCGCAGGGCATTCCCTGCGTCTTCCAGCCGCTGAAGGAAGGCTATCGCGGCTGGGGCCTGGGCCTCGGCATCCCGCGCACGCTGGAAGGGCGCAAGCTGGACGCGGCCTATGAGTTCATCAACTGGTTCCTCTCCGGCTGGGTCGGCGCCACGCTGCTGCGCCAGGGCTACTACCCCTCCGTGCCCGAAACGGCGCGCCAGCAGATGGAACCCTATGAATGGGCCTATTGGATGGAGGGCAAGCCGGCGGAGCGGGACATCAAGTCGCCGGCCGGCGTGGTGGTGGAGAAGGCGGGCACGGTGCGCGACGGCGGCTCCTACGAGCAGCGCATGGGCAACGTCGCCTGCTGGAACTCCGTCATGGACGAGAACGCGTATCTGATCAGGAAATGGAATGAGTTCATCGTGGCCTGA
- the dapF gene encoding diaminopimelate epimerase, with amino-acid sequence MLIPFRKMHGLGNDFVVLDGREQPLPLTPARITAIGDRRRGVGFDQLVVLEPAPEGSDVFMRIANPDGSEAGACGNATRCVASLLMAETGRDRVTIRTISGALPAEALPDGLIQVDMGPPRLGWRDVPLAREADTLRLPLALGPVSGPAACSMGNPHATFFVKDLAAIDPAELGPVLEHDPWFPERANIGFAQVLAPDHLRLVVWERGAGLTLACGSGACATLVNAARRGLTGREATVSLPGGDLRIAWREDGHVLMTGPVATAYRGEIEI; translated from the coding sequence GTGCTTATTCCCTTCCGCAAGATGCACGGACTCGGCAACGACTTCGTCGTGCTCGATGGCCGTGAGCAGCCCCTGCCCCTGACGCCCGCGCGCATCACCGCCATCGGTGACCGCCGCCGGGGGGTCGGCTTCGACCAGCTCGTGGTGCTGGAGCCGGCACCGGAGGGAAGCGACGTCTTCATGCGCATCGCCAACCCGGACGGTTCCGAGGCCGGGGCCTGCGGCAATGCCACGCGCTGCGTCGCCAGCCTGCTGATGGCCGAGACCGGGCGGGACCGCGTCACCATCCGCACCATCTCCGGCGCCCTGCCGGCGGAGGCACTGCCGGACGGGCTGATCCAGGTCGACATGGGCCCGCCGCGCCTCGGCTGGCGGGACGTGCCCTTGGCGCGGGAGGCCGACACGCTGCGCCTGCCGCTCGCCCTCGGCCCGGTGTCGGGACCCGCCGCCTGTTCCATGGGAAACCCGCACGCCACCTTCTTCGTCAAGGATCTGGCGGCGATCGACCCGGCGGAACTCGGCCCGGTGCTGGAGCATGATCCCTGGTTCCCGGAGCGGGCCAATATCGGCTTCGCCCAGGTCCTGGCCCCGGATCATCTCCGCCTCGTGGTCTGGGAGCGCGGGGCCGGGCTGACCCTGGCCTGCGGTTCCGGGGCCTGCGCCACGCTGGTGAACGCGGCGCGGCGCGGGCTGACGGGGCGGGAGGCCACGGTGTCGCTGCCGGGCGGCGACCTGCGGATCGCCTGGCGGGAGGATGGGCATGTGCTGATGACCGGACCGGTCGCCACCGCCTACCGGGGCGAGATCGAGATCTGA
- a CDS encoding ABC transporter substrate-binding protein has protein sequence MNESKKNGANPHGSLHGPLGTLGRRTLFGAAGGLAAAGAFRLAAPAVHAQEPVTLRYLGTAVNQSAEIAAKVKQDLGITIEYIPVVTDDVIRRAVTQPNTFDLLDMEYFSAKRVAPSGNLQGIEAKRIKEFDNITPVFTKGEIDGKKIGEQGTAPKKVQFMKGRNSKEFADGPTEWMSLIPTTYNADTLGIRPDLIKRPIESWKELLNPEFKGKASILNIPSIGIMDAAMVVEAMGAHTYADKGNMTKAEIDKTLGILTEAKKAGQFRAFWSDFNESVNLMASGETVIQSMWSPAVTKVRSQGIPCVFQPLREGYRAWASGFGIPRTLEGRKLDATYDFINWFLSGWAGAFLNRQGYYSAVLSTAKANMEPYEWAYWMEGKPAAQDIKAPDGSLLEKAGTVRDGGSYEQRMGRVACWNAVMDENTYLIRKWNEFIAA, from the coding sequence ATGAACGAGAGCAAGAAGAACGGGGCGAACCCCCATGGTTCCCTCCATGGACCCCTTGGCACGCTGGGCCGCCGCACGCTGTTCGGCGCCGCGGGTGGCCTGGCGGCTGCCGGTGCCTTCCGCCTGGCCGCCCCGGCGGTGCATGCGCAGGAGCCGGTGACGCTGCGCTATCTGGGTACGGCGGTGAACCAGAGCGCCGAGATCGCCGCCAAGGTGAAGCAGGACCTGGGCATCACCATCGAGTACATCCCGGTGGTGACGGATGACGTGATCCGCCGCGCGGTGACGCAGCCCAACACCTTCGACCTGCTGGACATGGAGTACTTCTCCGCCAAGCGCGTCGCCCCCTCGGGCAACCTGCAGGGCATCGAGGCCAAGCGGATCAAGGAGTTCGACAACATCACCCCGGTCTTCACCAAGGGTGAGATCGACGGCAAGAAGATCGGCGAGCAGGGCACCGCGCCGAAGAAGGTGCAGTTCATGAAGGGCCGGAACTCCAAGGAGTTCGCCGATGGCCCGACCGAGTGGATGAGCCTGATCCCCACCACCTACAACGCCGACACGCTGGGCATCCGCCCGGACCTGATCAAGCGCCCGATCGAGAGCTGGAAGGAGCTGCTGAACCCCGAGTTCAAGGGCAAGGCCTCGATCCTGAACATCCCGTCCATCGGCATCATGGACGCGGCGATGGTGGTGGAGGCGATGGGCGCCCACACCTATGCCGACAAGGGCAACATGACCAAGGCCGAGATCGACAAGACGCTCGGCATCCTCACGGAAGCCAAGAAGGCGGGGCAGTTCCGCGCTTTCTGGAGCGACTTCAACGAGAGCGTCAACCTGATGGCCTCCGGCGAGACGGTGATCCAGTCGATGTGGTCGCCCGCCGTGACCAAGGTGCGTTCGCAGGGCATTCCCTGCGTCTTCCAGCCGCTGCGCGAGGGCTACCGCGCCTGGGCCTCGGGCTTCGGCATTCCGCGCACGCTGGAAGGGCGCAAGCTGGACGCGACCTATGACTTCATCAACTGGTTCCTGTCCGGCTGGGCCGGCGCCTTCCTGAACCGCCAGGGCTACTACTCGGCGGTGCTCAGCACGGCCAAGGCCAACATGGAGCCCTACGAGTGGGCCTACTGGATGGAGGGCAAGCCGGCGGCCCAGGACATCAAGGCGCCGGACGGATCGCTGCTGGAAAAGGCGGGCACGGTGCGCGACGGCGGCTCCTACGAGCAGCGCATGGGCCGGGTGGCCTGCTGGAACGCGGTGATGGATGAGAACACCTACCTCATCCGCAAGTGGAACGAGTTCATCGCCGCCTGA
- a CDS encoding ABC transporter permease, whose protein sequence is MSGPAVRQRRPAAFWWLAALFTLFVLFLYGPILTIVVLSFQGPQGGLTFPMNGVSTYWFSRLWQGVGVVDIWAAFGRSFRLGLVVMLLTVGLALPAGLAFRKRFRGQDTLFYVAVASLIMPSIVVSLGIGLEFRLIDDLVKALAERWDFAWLRDYQTASGLYTSALGAHLTWTLPFGLLILFAVFNRFNPAYEEAARDLGASPGQVLRHVVIPIIAPSLVGVALFGFTLSWDEVARTSQAIGGQNTLPLELQGLTTTVTTPEIYALGTLTTGMSLLVIMLALGTVLLLQRRRSRRARRG, encoded by the coding sequence GTGAGCGGGCCCGCCGTCAGGCAGAGGCGTCCGGCAGCCTTCTGGTGGCTGGCCGCGCTCTTCACCCTCTTCGTCCTGTTCCTTTACGGGCCGATCCTGACCATCGTGGTCCTGAGCTTCCAGGGGCCGCAGGGGGGGCTGACCTTCCCGATGAACGGGGTCTCCACCTACTGGTTCTCCCGCCTCTGGCAGGGGGTGGGGGTGGTGGATATTTGGGCGGCCTTCGGGCGGTCCTTCCGGCTGGGGCTGGTGGTGATGCTGCTGACCGTGGGGCTGGCGCTGCCGGCGGGGCTGGCCTTCCGCAAGCGCTTCCGGGGGCAGGACACCCTGTTCTATGTGGCGGTGGCCAGCCTGATCATGCCCTCCATCGTGGTCAGCCTGGGGATCGGGCTGGAGTTCCGGCTGATCGACGACCTGGTGAAGGCGCTGGCGGAGCGCTGGGACTTCGCCTGGCTGCGGGACTACCAGACCGCGTCCGGCCTCTATACCTCCGCCCTGGGGGCGCACCTGACCTGGACGCTGCCCTTCGGACTGCTGATCCTCTTCGCCGTCTTCAACCGCTTCAACCCAGCCTATGAGGAGGCGGCGCGCGACCTGGGCGCCTCCCCGGGGCAGGTTCTGCGCCATGTGGTGATCCCGATCATCGCCCCTTCCCTGGTGGGGGTGGCGCTGTTCGGCTTCACCCTGTCCTGGGACGAGGTGGCCCGGACCAGCCAGGCGATCGGCGGGCAGAACACCCTACCGCTGGAGCTCCAGGGGCTGACCACCACCGTCACCACGCCGGAGATCTATGCCCTGGGCACGCTGACCACCGGCATGTCCTTGCTGGTGATCATGCTGGCTCTGGGGACGGTGCTCCTCCTCCAGCGGCGGCGCAGCCGACGGGCCAGGAGGGGCTGA
- a CDS encoding MerR family transcriptional regulator: protein MNIGEAAAASGLSAKAIRRYEEAGLIRPRRLANGYRSYNERDVAALRFARHARELAFPLVEVKRLLALWSDDSRASADVRSIAQEHILVLEAKAASLQAIAGSLRQLVSCCRGDSRPDCPILEELAK, encoded by the coding sequence GTGAACATCGGTGAGGCGGCCGCGGCCAGCGGCCTCAGCGCCAAGGCGATCCGCCGCTACGAGGAGGCCGGGCTGATCCGCCCGCGCCGCCTCGCCAATGGCTACCGCAGCTACAACGAGCGCGACGTCGCCGCCCTGCGCTTCGCCCGCCATGCGCGGGAACTGGCCTTCCCGCTGGTCGAGGTGAAGCGGCTGCTGGCACTCTGGAGCGACGACAGCCGCGCCAGCGCCGATGTCCGCAGCATCGCGCAGGAGCATATCCTGGTGCTGGAGGCCAAGGCCGCCTCGTTGCAGGCCATCGCCGGCAGCCTGCGGCAACTCGTTTCCTGCTGCCGGGGCGATTCCCGCCCCGACTGTCCCATCCTGGAGGAACTTGCGAAGTGA
- a CDS encoding ABC transporter permease — protein MDAMAPEAGLSGAKPPRNARRRNIAYWQAAPFALLFLLFFIVPLVLTVLVSFWTYDEYQITPDLTLQNYRDVFEGCLARLPDLCVTFATYLSTLKFCLLAWGTTLLLGFGIAYFLSFHIRTTTVQMGLFLLCTVPFWTSNVIRMIAWVPLLGRNGLVNQGLMALGVTDTPVDWLLYSEFSVLLAFVHLYTLFMMVPIFNSMARIDRSLIEAARDGGASGWQTLIHVILPLCKPGIVIGSIFVLTIVMGDFVTVGIMGGQQIASVGKVIQVQMSYLQFPIAAANAVVLLAVVLMMIWGLTKLVDVRREL, from the coding sequence ATGGACGCCATGGCTCCCGAGGCGGGTCTGTCCGGGGCGAAGCCGCCCCGGAACGCGCGCCGACGCAACATCGCCTACTGGCAGGCGGCGCCCTTCGCGCTGCTCTTCCTGCTGTTCTTCATCGTGCCGCTGGTGCTGACCGTCCTGGTGTCCTTCTGGACCTATGACGAGTACCAGATCACGCCGGACCTGACGCTGCAGAACTACCGCGACGTCTTCGAGGGTTGCCTCGCCAGGCTGCCGGATCTCTGCGTCACCTTCGCGACCTATCTCTCGACGCTGAAATTCTGCCTGCTGGCCTGGGGCACGACGCTGCTGCTGGGCTTCGGCATCGCCTATTTCCTGTCCTTCCACATCCGCACGACCACGGTGCAGATGGGGCTCTTCCTGCTCTGCACCGTGCCGTTCTGGACCTCGAACGTCATCCGCATGATCGCCTGGGTGCCGCTACTGGGCCGCAACGGGCTGGTGAACCAGGGGCTGATGGCGCTGGGCGTGACGGACACGCCGGTGGACTGGCTGCTCTATTCCGAGTTCTCGGTGCTGCTGGCCTTCGTCCATCTCTACACGCTGTTCATGATGGTGCCGATCTTCAACTCCATGGCGCGCATCGACCGCTCGCTGATCGAGGCGGCGCGCGATGGCGGGGCGAGCGGCTGGCAGACCCTGATCCATGTCATCCTGCCGCTGTGCAAGCCCGGCATCGTCATCGGCTCGATCTTCGTGCTGACCATCGTGATGGGCGACTTCGTGACGGTCGGCATCATGGGCGGGCAGCAGATCGCCTCGGTGGGCAAGGTGATCCAGGTGCAGATGAGCTACCTTCAGTTCCCCATCGCCGCGGCCAATGCGGTGGTGCTGCTGGCGGTGGTGCTGATGATGATCTGGGGCCTGACCAAGCTGGTGGATGTGAGGCGCGAGCTGTGA
- a CDS encoding ABC transporter ATP-binding protein — translation MRGASVELVKVTKRYPNGAVAVDGIDLRIPAGSYCCLLGPSGCGKTSTLRMIAGHEEISDGDILIGPRNVGGLTPAARGTAMMFQSYALFPHLNCLDNVAFGLRMRGVGKAERRAKAEAMLRLVHMETYAARLPAQLSGGQQQRVALARALVTEPSVLLLDEPLSALDPFLRIQVRAELKRLQNELGITFIHVTHSQEEAMALSDLAVVMNAGRIEQADDPRTVFSRPATPFVARFIGGHNVIDLPGGGGPFAVRTDRIRVARGLPGENGMEGLPARVAMVEYQGSFVQLRLAGEGAYRDTLPEMTAILSDDAFEAAPLSQGEAVTVGWNGTDAHRLRVPAHDQALPA, via the coding sequence ATGCGCGGGGCGAGTGTCGAGCTGGTGAAGGTGACCAAGCGCTACCCCAACGGGGCGGTGGCGGTGGACGGGATCGACCTGCGCATCCCGGCGGGGAGCTATTGCTGCCTGCTCGGCCCCTCCGGCTGCGGCAAGACCAGCACGCTGCGCATGATCGCCGGGCACGAGGAGATCAGCGATGGCGACATCCTGATCGGCCCGCGCAATGTCGGCGGCCTGACCCCGGCGGCGCGCGGCACGGCGATGATGTTCCAGAGCTACGCACTCTTCCCGCACCTGAACTGCCTGGACAATGTCGCCTTCGGCCTGCGCATGCGCGGCGTGGGCAAGGCGGAGCGGCGGGCGAAGGCGGAGGCCATGCTGCGCCTCGTCCACATGGAGACATACGCCGCCCGCCTGCCGGCGCAGCTCTCGGGCGGGCAGCAGCAGCGCGTCGCGCTGGCCCGGGCGCTGGTGACGGAGCCTTCTGTGCTGCTGCTGGACGAGCCGCTCTCGGCGCTCGACCCCTTCCTGCGCATCCAGGTGCGGGCGGAGCTGAAGCGGCTGCAGAACGAGCTCGGCATCACCTTCATCCATGTCACCCACAGCCAGGAGGAGGCGATGGCGCTCTCCGACCTCGCCGTGGTGATGAATGCCGGGCGGATCGAGCAGGCGGACGATCCGCGCACGGTCTTCTCCCGCCCCGCGACGCCCTTCGTGGCGCGCTTCATCGGCGGCCACAATGTGATCGACCTGCCGGGCGGCGGCGGCCCCTTCGCGGTGCGGACCGACCGGATCCGGGTGGCACGCGGCCTGCCGGGCGAGAACGGGATGGAGGGGCTGCCGGCGCGGGTCGCCATGGTCGAGTACCAGGGCAGCTTCGTGCAGCTGCGCCTCGCCGGGGAGGGCGCCTATCGCGACACGCTGCCGGAGATGACCGCCATCCTGTCCGACGATGCCTTCGAGGCCGCGCCGCTGAGCCAGGGCGAGGCGGTGACAGTCGGCTGGAACGGCACGGATGCGCACCGGCTGCGCGTGCCCGCCCATGACCAGGCGCTGCCGGCCTGA
- a CDS encoding NUDIX hydrolase, translating to MSGRFERIRHEGDEHDRLTCADCGFIAYENPKIVVGAVVALDGDSVLLCRRAIEPRRGFWTIPAGYMELGETAAEGAAREAWEEARARIALEGILAVYSIARIGQVQILFRARLEEPGFAAGPESLEVRRFGWTEIPWDELAFPSVRWALRSWHATRLGPLPMALQNPPEDPRGTAGLPPGEAA from the coding sequence ATGAGTGGCCGCTTCGAACGCATCCGACACGAGGGCGATGAGCACGACCGCCTGACCTGCGCCGATTGCGGCTTCATCGCCTATGAGAACCCGAAGATCGTGGTCGGGGCGGTGGTGGCGCTGGACGGGGATTCGGTGCTGCTCTGCCGCCGGGCCATCGAGCCCCGGCGGGGCTTCTGGACCATCCCGGCCGGCTACATGGAACTGGGCGAGACGGCGGCCGAAGGGGCGGCGCGCGAGGCCTGGGAGGAAGCGCGGGCCCGGATCGCCCTGGAGGGCATCCTGGCGGTCTATTCGATCGCCCGGATCGGTCAGGTGCAGATCCTTTTTCGGGCACGCCTGGAGGAGCCGGGCTTCGCGGCGGGGCCCGAAAGTCTGGAGGTCCGCCGCTTCGGCTGGACGGAGATCCCCTGGGACGAGCTCGCCTTTCCCTCGGTGCGCTGGGCGCTGCGGAGCTGGCACGCGACGCGGCTGGGGCCCTTGCCCATGGCGCTCCAGAATCCGCCGGAGGACCCGCGCGGCACGGCCGGCCTGCCGCCGGGAGAGGCCGCATGA
- a CDS encoding heavy metal translocating P-type ATPase, translating into MPDDLSPRAAASPPPDSNAAPAGPGLDLLVEGMSCASCVRRVERALAKVPGVESAQANFATGHTRVRLRPGTDPAALEEALDKAVEKAGYAVLHPEPESGATPPRRAVAWLLPALAGLLALPFLAGMVGMGLGRDWMPPPLAQFVLATLMQFGIGAGIYRKAWGAVRSLTGNMELLVAIGTTAAWALSTVLMLNGDHHLYFEASALVLAFVSLGRFLEERARHAAGGAVETLLKLRPDTATRLDEQGREEEVPTARLRRGDRIAIRPGARIPADAELEEGEAGVDESALTGESRAVSKSPGDALAAGTVVLDGRLVARVTATGRDTRLARIAALVEEAGSSRAPIQRLADRVSAVFVPVVLAIALVTFLGWLLAGAAAQMALLHAVAVLVVACPCALGLATPAAVVAGTGAAARAGILLRDAEAIERARGLSVVAFDKTGTLTEGRPRLAALVPVAGVTREEALRLAARLQVGSEHPLARAVLAEAGGTPRPAESFRALPGRGVEGVAEGRHLRLGSDRLLPEGGAPEALAAASAEQARQGYSQSWLVESTPASTPGGGRVLALLGFEDAPRAGAAEAVARLQAMGLRTAMLSGDNEAAATAAARRFGIDDVAARLLPEDKAARLAAWHAEGRRVAMVGDGVNDAPALAAADLGIAMGGGTDAAFAAAHLALLRPDPRLVPAALSVLHATWRTIAQNLGWAFAFNTLAIPAAALGGLSPALAGGAMALSSLTVLGNALRLTRWKPEGETAREHR; encoded by the coding sequence ATGCCAGACGACCTTTCCCCCCGCGCGGCAGCCAGCCCCCCGCCGGATAGCAACGCCGCCCCCGCCGGGCCGGGCCTCGACCTGCTGGTGGAGGGGATGAGCTGCGCCTCCTGCGTGCGGCGGGTGGAACGCGCGCTGGCCAAGGTGCCGGGGGTGGAATCGGCCCAGGCCAACTTCGCCACCGGCCATACGCGGGTGCGGCTGCGGCCCGGCACCGACCCCGCCGCGCTGGAGGAGGCGCTGGACAAGGCGGTGGAGAAGGCCGGCTATGCCGTGCTGCATCCGGAGCCGGAGTCCGGCGCCACGCCCCCGCGCCGCGCCGTGGCCTGGCTGCTCCCCGCCCTGGCCGGGCTGCTCGCCCTGCCCTTCCTCGCCGGCATGGTCGGCATGGGGTTGGGCCGGGACTGGATGCCGCCGCCCCTGGCGCAGTTCGTCCTGGCCACGCTGATGCAGTTCGGCATCGGCGCCGGGATCTACCGCAAGGCCTGGGGCGCGGTGCGGAGCCTCACCGGCAACATGGAGCTGCTGGTCGCCATCGGCACCACGGCGGCCTGGGCGCTTTCCACCGTGCTGATGCTGAACGGCGATCATCACCTGTATTTCGAGGCCTCGGCCCTGGTGCTGGCCTTCGTCTCGCTCGGCCGCTTCCTGGAGGAACGCGCCCGCCACGCCGCCGGCGGGGCGGTGGAGACCCTGCTGAAGCTGCGCCCGGACACCGCGACCCGCCTCGATGAGCAAGGTAGGGAGGAGGAAGTCCCCACCGCCCGGCTGCGCCGGGGCGACCGCATCGCCATCCGCCCCGGCGCCCGCATCCCCGCCGATGCCGAGCTGGAGGAAGGCGAGGCCGGGGTGGACGAATCCGCCCTGACCGGCGAATCCCGCGCCGTGTCCAAGAGCCCCGGCGATGCCCTGGCCGCCGGCACGGTGGTGCTGGACGGGCGGCTGGTGGCCCGCGTCACCGCCACGGGCAGGGACACGCGCCTCGCCCGCATCGCCGCGCTGGTGGAGGAGGCGGGCAGCAGCCGCGCACCGATCCAGCGCCTGGCCGACCGGGTGAGCGCGGTCTTCGTGCCGGTGGTGCTGGCGATCGCCCTGGTCACCTTCCTGGGCTGGCTGCTGGCCGGGGCGGCGGCGCAGATGGCGCTGCTGCATGCGGTGGCGGTGCTGGTGGTGGCCTGCCCCTGCGCCCTGGGCCTTGCCACCCCCGCCGCCGTGGTGGCCGGCACGGGCGCCGCGGCCCGCGCCGGCATCCTGCTGCGCGATGCCGAGGCGATCGAGCGCGCACGCGGCCTTTCCGTGGTCGCCTTCGACAAGACCGGCACGCTCACCGAGGGCCGGCCGCGCCTGGCCGCGCTGGTTCCGGTGGCGGGCGTGACGCGGGAGGAGGCGCTGCGCCTCGCCGCGCGGCTGCAGGTGGGCAGCGAGCATCCCCTCGCCCGCGCCGTGCTGGCCGAGGCCGGCGGCACGCCACGGCCGGCGGAATCCTTCCGCGCCCTGCCCGGGCGCGGCGTGGAGGGGGTGGCCGAGGGCCGTCATCTGCGCCTGGGCAGCGACCGGCTGCTGCCGGAAGGGGGCGCGCCGGAGGCCCTGGCCGCCGCCTCGGCGGAACAGGCGAGGCAGGGCTACTCGCAGTCCTGGCTGGTGGAATCCACGCCCGCATCCACCCCTGGGGGCGGGCGCGTGCTGGCCCTGCTGGGATTCGAGGACGCCCCCCGCGCCGGTGCCGCCGAGGCAGTGGCGCGGCTCCAGGCGATGGGCCTGCGCACGGCGATGCTGAGTGGCGACAACGAGGCTGCCGCGACGGCCGCCGCCCGTCGCTTCGGCATCGACGACGTCGCGGCCCGCCTCCTGCCCGAGGACAAGGCGGCGCGCCTCGCCGCCTGGCATGCCGAGGGGCGGCGCGTGGCCATGGTGGGGGACGGGGTGAACGATGCCCCGGCGCTCGCCGCCGCCGATCTCGGCATCGCCATGGGCGGCGGCACCGATGCCGCCTTCGCCGCCGCGCATCTGGCCCTGCTGCGCCCCGACCCGCGCCTCGTACCCGCCGCGCTGTCCGTGCTGCACGCCACCTGGCGCACCATCGCGCAGAACCTCGGCTGGGCCTTCGCGTTCAACACACTGGCCATCCCCGCCGCGGCGCTGGGCGGCCTGTCGCCGGCCCTGGCCGGGGGCGCCATGGCGCTGTCCTCGCTGACCGTGCTCGGCAACGCGCTGCGCCTGACGCGCTGGAAGCCGGAAGGAGAGACCGCTCGTGAACATCGGTGA
- the ftsY gene encoding signal recognition particle-docking protein FtsY, protein MQRSTQRLTENLTGLFTKRPLDDAALEDLEDTLITADLGVAASRRIVEGFRRTRFGKEVSDEEVKSALAGEITEILAPVATPLVPEPGTKPFVVLMVGVNGTGKTTTIAKLSEQWRGEGRRVMLAAGDTFRAAAVEQLQVWGDRTGAPVVAPARPGADAAGLAHEALDRAVAEGMDVLLIDTAGRLHNKAGLMEELRKVVRVLKKKDPAVPHATILVLDATTGQNAIQQCKVFQEMVDITGLVVTKLDGSAKGGVVVALAQEFGLPVHAVGVGEKAADLRPFDPRDFARSLVGLA, encoded by the coding sequence CTGCAGCGTTCCACCCAGCGGCTGACGGAGAACCTCACCGGCCTCTTCACCAAGCGCCCGCTGGACGATGCGGCGCTGGAGGATCTGGAGGACACGCTGATCACGGCGGATCTGGGCGTCGCCGCCTCCCGCCGCATCGTCGAGGGCTTCCGCCGCACCCGTTTCGGCAAGGAGGTGTCCGACGAGGAGGTGAAATCCGCCCTGGCCGGTGAGATCACCGAGATCCTCGCCCCGGTCGCCACCCCGCTGGTGCCGGAGCCCGGCACGAAGCCCTTCGTGGTGCTGATGGTGGGCGTGAACGGCACCGGCAAGACGACCACCATCGCCAAGCTCTCCGAACAGTGGCGTGGCGAGGGCCGGCGGGTGATGCTGGCGGCCGGCGACACCTTCCGCGCCGCCGCGGTGGAACAGCTCCAGGTCTGGGGCGACCGCACCGGCGCCCCCGTGGTGGCCCCGGCCAGGCCCGGCGCCGATGCCGCCGGACTGGCGCACGAGGCGCTGGACCGCGCTGTGGCCGAGGGCATGGACGTGCTGCTGATCGACACCGCCGGGCGGCTGCACAACAAGGCCGGGCTGATGGAGGAGCTGCGCAAGGTGGTGCGTGTCCTGAAGAAGAAGGACCCCGCCGTGCCGCACGCCACCATCCTGGTGCTGGATGCCACCACCGGCCAGAACGCCATCCAGCAGTGCAAGGTGTTCCAGGAGATGGTGGACATCACCGGCCTCGTGGTCACCAAGCTCGACGGCTCGGCCAAGGGCGGCGTCGTGGTGGCCCTCGCCCAGGAATTCGGCCTGCCCGTGCATGCGGTCGGCGTGGGCGAGAAGGCCGCCGACCTCCGCCCCTTCGATCCGCGCGACTTCGCCCGCTCGCTGGTCGGGCTGGCCTGA